The following coding sequences lie in one Armatimonadota bacterium genomic window:
- a CDS encoding DUF433 domain-containing protein: MIPEELKGVLSQNPNIMSGSICFVGTRIPVKVLLDNYVEGVPLAEFMDAYPDVTLEQIQAVLRWQDRQTRAALGLDQAS, encoded by the coding sequence ATGATCCCCGAGGAACTGAAGGGCGTGCTGAGTCAAAACCCGAATATCATGTCGGGCTCGATTTGCTTCGTTGGCACCCGCATTCCAGTCAAGGTTCTGCTCGACAACTATGTCGAGGGCGTTCCGCTGGCCGAGTTCATGGACGCGTACCCCGACGTGACTCTCGAACAGATTCAGGCCGTTCTGCGATGGCAAGATCGTCAGACTCGCGCTGCCCTTGGTCTTGATCAAGCCTCGTGA
- a CDS encoding extracellular solute-binding protein: MGARKRILAFLGVVLASLGPSSFAQSDGDIVIRMLPGGGYGIPPKESTSITAQVRRSVFEAFHRSHPGVRVVNAGGLSFSGSNLDDSMFLMSMAGDSSPDIFYVNFRQYYTFLEQGFCRSLDDLIAKDPDVMARCNPTVKKVLTSYDGKVYAVPFFQVATALYYRRDFFRSAGLDPDKPPKTWDELVADAQKMTDPKVGRYGFALSSPPGYQWSNFLYAAGGESVRQDANGDWKSAINTPAAGKAVEFFRRLMVGENPPGTVSKDLNDDIRRGKAAMWLNYTNDVLLQQSELPPSVIGIARVPAGPAGYSNEVNAGMWAISSRVTDPAKLKACWDFIKFFAGDEAAKINTDKCIELGMGNLVNPSWLKKFGYTDLLAQVDPAYAEANDELFQTGHPEPYGKNCQQVYSVLDNALDRARLNPKEPVERILAAAESEMNDKLLGYTPPEIMARQRGWAIGILSVICIALVSLAIYFVRRARANPVHFVERIPPGTDRRKMRRFMTVCLAPAVITIAVWSYYPLARGLEIAFQDYGIQRPPRWVGLDNFIGVFTQPLFYKSLWNSVVYVSLTLLIGFFMPIFLALALNEIPRFKVLFRTIFYLPAMTSSIVIAFVWRQFYDKSPSGLLNSIVGPVIEHVVNPLFHLVGHAPWPTANDWLGDPSLAMFAVVLPGIWAGAGPGSILYLAALKNIATERYEAADLDGANWRQKIRYITLPGLKPLILINLLGVFIAGFKAMENVFVLTMGGPLNSTRTIGLEVWQNAFMYLKFGYATAAAWVMGSILIGFTLVQIRSLLKMRFSTARS, from the coding sequence GTGGGCGCCCGTAAGCGAATTTTAGCGTTTCTTGGCGTCGTTTTGGCTTCTCTCGGACCAAGTTCCTTCGCCCAATCCGACGGTGATATTGTCATCCGTATGCTTCCCGGCGGCGGCTATGGCATCCCGCCCAAAGAGTCCACATCCATCACCGCCCAGGTTCGCCGATCGGTCTTCGAGGCGTTCCACCGCTCGCACCCCGGTGTGCGCGTGGTCAACGCTGGGGGCCTCAGCTTCAGCGGGAGCAATCTGGACGATTCGATGTTCCTGATGTCGATGGCGGGCGACTCTTCGCCGGACATCTTTTACGTTAATTTCCGCCAGTACTACACCTTCCTCGAGCAGGGTTTTTGCCGCTCGCTGGACGACCTGATTGCCAAAGACCCGGACGTGATGGCGCGGTGCAATCCCACCGTGAAAAAGGTCCTCACCAGCTACGACGGCAAGGTGTACGCGGTGCCATTCTTCCAGGTCGCCACCGCCCTGTACTACCGCCGGGACTTCTTTCGAAGCGCGGGCCTGGACCCCGATAAGCCGCCCAAGACATGGGACGAATTGGTCGCCGATGCGCAGAAGATGACCGACCCGAAGGTCGGCCGATACGGCTTTGCGCTCTCCAGTCCGCCTGGCTACCAATGGTCGAACTTTCTGTATGCCGCCGGGGGCGAATCGGTGCGACAGGACGCCAACGGAGACTGGAAATCGGCCATCAACACGCCCGCTGCGGGCAAAGCCGTTGAGTTCTTTCGCCGCCTGATGGTGGGCGAGAACCCGCCAGGTACCGTCTCCAAAGACCTCAACGACGACATTCGACGCGGTAAGGCCGCGATGTGGCTGAACTACACCAACGATGTTCTGCTCCAGCAGAGCGAGCTCCCGCCCTCGGTGATCGGCATCGCGCGGGTGCCCGCCGGTCCTGCGGGTTATTCGAACGAGGTGAACGCCGGAATGTGGGCGATCAGTTCGCGCGTCACCGACCCAGCCAAGCTGAAGGCCTGCTGGGATTTCATCAAGTTCTTTGCCGGCGACGAGGCGGCCAAGATCAACACCGATAAGTGCATCGAGCTTGGCATGGGCAACCTGGTGAACCCGTCGTGGCTGAAAAAGTTTGGCTACACGGACCTACTGGCCCAGGTGGACCCCGCCTACGCCGAGGCCAACGACGAGTTGTTCCAGACCGGCCACCCCGAGCCATATGGCAAGAACTGCCAGCAGGTGTATTCGGTGCTGGACAACGCCCTCGACCGCGCTCGCCTCAACCCGAAGGAGCCGGTCGAGCGTATCCTCGCCGCCGCCGAATCGGAGATGAACGACAAGCTGTTAGGCTACACGCCGCCCGAGATCATGGCCCGCCAACGCGGATGGGCTATCGGCATTTTGTCGGTGATCTGTATAGCTTTAGTGTCCTTAGCTATTTATTTCGTACGTCGAGCGCGGGCCAATCCGGTGCACTTCGTCGAACGGATTCCGCCCGGTACCGACCGCCGCAAAATGCGGAGATTCATGACGGTGTGCCTCGCCCCCGCGGTGATCACGATCGCGGTATGGAGCTATTATCCGCTGGCGCGTGGCCTGGAGATCGCGTTCCAGGACTACGGCATCCAGCGTCCGCCACGCTGGGTCGGGCTGGACAATTTCATCGGCGTTTTCACCCAGCCGCTCTTCTACAAGAGCCTATGGAACAGCGTCGTGTACGTCTCGCTGACACTCCTGATCGGGTTCTTCATGCCGATCTTTCTTGCCCTCGCGCTCAACGAGATTCCGCGCTTCAAGGTCCTTTTCCGCACCATTTTCTACCTACCGGCGATGACCTCCAGCATCGTCATCGCGTTCGTGTGGCGGCAGTTCTACGACAAGAGCCCGTCGGGCCTGCTCAACTCCATCGTCGGACCAGTCATCGAGCACGTGGTGAATCCGCTGTTCCATCTGGTCGGGCATGCGCCCTGGCCGACCGCCAACGACTGGCTCGGCGACCCTTCGCTAGCGATGTTCGCCGTCGTGCTCCCCGGCATCTGGGCAGGAGCGGGGCCGGGCTCGATTTTGTACCTCGCTGCGCTGAAGAACATCGCGACCGAGCGCTACGAGGCCGCCGACCTGGACGGCGCGAACTGGCGGCAGAAGATTCGCTACATCACACTCCCGGGCCTCAAACCGCTGATCCTCATCAACCTCCTCGGCGTGTTCATCGCCGGGTTCAAGGCGATGGAAAACGTGTTCGTTCTCACCATGGGCGGTCCTCTGAACTCGACCCGCACGATCGGGCTGGAGGTGTGGCAAAACGCGTTTATGTATCTGAAGTTTGGATACGCGACGGCGGCGGCGTGGGTGATGGGCTCGATCCTGATCGGCTTCACCCTGGTGCAGATTCGAAGCCTGCTGAAGATGCGCTTCTCGACGGCGAGGAGTTAG
- a CDS encoding GNAT family N-acetyltransferase, with the protein MGFGFEGKRIRLVPLDPDKHLDNVYAWVNDCDVTDTLGFRGTPMSRASEQEWMERIGKDPNNIVWAIELLDGTHIGTSGIHNINLTNGVANTGSFIGVSNLHGQGYGTEASVLRARYGFHVLGLRMLKSTHLGGNHASRRMLEKTGYAEYGRIPGEHWKNGVFHDMVYMLLTKEKFLELHP; encoded by the coding sequence ATGGGATTTGGCTTCGAAGGCAAAAGAATTCGTCTGGTCCCCTTGGACCCAGACAAGCATCTGGACAACGTTTACGCGTGGGTGAATGACTGCGACGTCACCGACACGCTCGGCTTTCGCGGCACGCCGATGTCTCGCGCGAGCGAACAGGAGTGGATGGAGCGCATCGGCAAGGACCCCAACAACATCGTGTGGGCCATCGAACTGCTCGACGGAACCCATATCGGCACAAGTGGCATCCACAACATCAACCTCACCAACGGCGTGGCCAACACCGGCTCTTTCATCGGCGTTTCGAACCTACATGGGCAGGGCTACGGCACCGAGGCGTCCGTCCTACGCGCCCGATACGGCTTCCACGTTTTGGGCCTTCGAATGCTGAAGAGCACCCACCTGGGCGGTAACCACGCATCCCGCCGAATGCTGGAGAAAACCGGCTACGCGGAGTACGGCCGCATCCCCGGCGAGCACTGGAAAAACGGCGTCTTCCACGACATGGTGTACATGCTTCTCACCAAGGAGAAGTTCCTAGAGCTTCATCCTTAA
- a CDS encoding methyltransferase domain-containing protein, producing MEAQQELFERRYAQIAGTDRVGWSDEVTSAFAIGMFQKQLTAVGLSGGDLVELGCGRGNIALAFARLGWRSIGVDFAPTAVRWAQEFATEQGLEAEFRVADLREPWPFDTESFDAVLDANCLHFFHGDNRRRFLDEAHRVLRPSGYFLVSTIVNQPDPEHWEMLRYDPDARITRQDGVPLNCYVDTPDLIGELAEAGFRVVSSVVETRDHPIMWATLRKSM from the coding sequence ATGGAAGCACAGCAAGAACTGTTCGAGCGGCGCTACGCGCAAATCGCGGGCACGGACCGAGTTGGATGGTCCGACGAAGTCACGAGTGCCTTTGCCATCGGCATGTTTCAAAAGCAACTGACGGCCGTCGGGCTTAGTGGCGGAGACTTGGTCGAGTTGGGATGCGGGCGTGGCAACATCGCCCTGGCGTTTGCGCGCCTGGGTTGGAGGTCGATCGGCGTGGATTTTGCGCCCACCGCCGTGCGCTGGGCTCAAGAGTTTGCAACCGAACAGGGCTTGGAGGCTGAATTTCGGGTCGCCGACCTGCGCGAGCCGTGGCCGTTCGACACCGAGTCGTTCGACGCCGTGCTCGATGCCAACTGCCTACACTTCTTCCACGGCGACAACCGTCGTCGCTTCCTCGACGAGGCGCATCGCGTGTTGCGGCCGAGCGGCTACTTCCTCGTCAGCACCATCGTCAACCAACCCGATCCCGAGCATTGGGAGATGCTTCGCTACGACCCGGACGCACGGATAACGCGGCAGGACGGCGTGCCGCTGAATTGCTATGTCGACACGCCGGACCTGATTGGTGAACTCGCCGAAGCGGGCTTTCGGGTGGTGTCGTCGGTGGTCGAGACCCGCGACCACCCGATCATGTGGGCGACGTTGCGGAAGTCGATGTAG
- a CDS encoding ABC transporter permease subunit produces the protein MSSSLRQKENRAGWLFVAPATLHLFLFALLPIGVTLVLSLFRWKLYQPDKTFVGARNYQYLASDSAFLNSIWNSLRYTAVAVPAGIVVALGVAILLNQKMRLSPFFRTLYYLPAISSGVAISMIWIYIYLPEKGLLNVLLGHLGFSSIDFLGKSETALWALAFMSIWTGLGPKMILFLAGLIGVPQTLYEAASLDGAVGWRAFRHITLPMLVPTTLFVTVTSTISAIQIFTPVYMMTKGGPEDSTDMAGYHIYSEAWVSFNTGLASAKSFVLFVIIAVVAAAQFRMTQKQLEGHSTF, from the coding sequence ATGAGCTCGTCGCTGCGGCAGAAAGAGAACCGCGCCGGGTGGCTTTTTGTGGCTCCGGCGACCCTGCATCTGTTTCTTTTTGCGCTGTTGCCGATCGGTGTGACGCTGGTCCTCAGCCTGTTTCGATGGAAGCTGTACCAGCCGGACAAGACGTTTGTGGGGGCGCGGAACTACCAATATTTGGCGTCGGATTCGGCGTTTCTGAACTCGATTTGGAACTCGCTGCGGTACACGGCGGTGGCGGTCCCGGCGGGCATCGTGGTCGCGCTGGGGGTGGCGATTTTGCTGAACCAGAAGATGCGCCTGAGCCCGTTTTTCCGCACGCTGTACTACCTCCCGGCGATCTCCAGCGGGGTCGCGATCTCGATGATCTGGATCTATATCTACCTGCCGGAGAAGGGCCTGTTGAACGTGCTGTTGGGGCACCTCGGGTTTAGCAGTATCGACTTTTTGGGCAAGTCGGAAACAGCGCTGTGGGCGTTGGCCTTTATGTCGATATGGACAGGTTTAGGTCCGAAAATGATTCTTTTCTTGGCGGGATTGATCGGGGTTCCGCAGACGCTGTATGAGGCGGCGTCGCTGGATGGCGCGGTCGGCTGGCGGGCTTTTCGGCACATCACCTTGCCGATGTTGGTGCCCACGACGCTGTTCGTGACGGTGACCTCGACGATCTCGGCGATCCAGATTTTCACGCCGGTGTATATGATGACGAAGGGCGGGCCGGAGGACTCGACGGACATGGCCGGGTACCACATCTACTCGGAAGCGTGGGTGTCGTTCAACACCGGGCTCGCATCGGCGAAGTCGTTCGTGCTGTTCGTGATCATCGCGGTGGTGGCGGCGGCGCAGTTCCGGATGACGCAGAAGCAGTTGGAAGGGCATAGCACTTTTTAG
- a CDS encoding M28 family peptidase, with protein MKRLGTFALAAVALVGFTSAPDKTLSNEAAKSAANDISSGRLKDFLTFIAADALLGRDTPSPGLDAAANFIAYNLKSWGAKPAGDDGTFFQKIKLEKATINEATSSLTVGDTMLAYKTDFVAFGGSGKVSGEMVYIEKAGQQVDVKNKVVLLAADARSEMRTLRGSGALAIISDSGQARASFPAFVDGMRRFGGGYRPADEGNGQGPAQTLSVTMNSDSFKDLVGKVGQTASLNLEATMDVAYTQNIVAIVEGSDPKLKSEYVAFGAHYDHIGWNPNLKGDQIFNGADDDGSGTCSILNIAEAALKAPARPKRSLLFVWHCGEEKGLWGSAYFNQHPTVPKENIVAQLNIDMIGRSKPAGNTNPLNKTLTGPNAVYVIGTTMMSTRLGEIVHGVNAKYLKIDYDKQYDDPKDPNRFFYRSDHYNYAKNGIPICFWFDGEHEDYHRVGDEVSKIDFNKMQNVARTVFVTGVTVANEATRPKVDKPLDR; from the coding sequence ATGAAACGACTCGGAACCTTCGCTCTAGCCGCTGTCGCGCTGGTGGGCTTCACCTCGGCCCCCGACAAGACCCTCTCCAACGAGGCCGCCAAATCCGCCGCCAACGACATTTCCAGCGGACGCCTGAAGGATTTTCTGACGTTCATTGCCGCCGACGCTCTGCTGGGCCGCGACACGCCGTCGCCGGGCTTGGACGCCGCAGCGAACTTCATCGCCTATAACCTCAAGAGCTGGGGAGCAAAGCCGGCGGGCGACGACGGAACCTTTTTCCAGAAGATCAAGCTGGAGAAGGCGACCATCAACGAAGCGACGAGCAGTCTGACCGTCGGTGACACCATGCTGGCGTACAAGACGGACTTCGTGGCGTTCGGCGGGTCGGGCAAGGTGTCGGGCGAGATGGTGTACATCGAGAAGGCGGGCCAGCAGGTGGACGTCAAGAATAAGGTCGTTTTGCTGGCCGCCGATGCGCGTTCCGAAATGCGCACCCTGCGCGGAAGCGGCGCGTTGGCAATCATCTCCGACTCGGGCCAAGCGCGAGCATCGTTTCCGGCGTTTGTGGACGGCATGCGACGCTTCGGCGGTGGCTATCGACCGGCGGACGAGGGCAACGGCCAAGGTCCAGCGCAGACCCTGTCGGTGACGATGAATTCGGATTCGTTCAAGGATTTGGTCGGAAAGGTGGGCCAAACCGCATCGCTGAACCTGGAGGCGACAATGGACGTGGCCTACACGCAGAACATCGTGGCGATCGTCGAGGGGAGCGACCCCAAGCTGAAGAGCGAGTACGTGGCCTTCGGCGCGCATTACGACCACATCGGCTGGAACCCCAACCTCAAGGGTGATCAGATCTTCAACGGCGCGGACGACGACGGCTCGGGCACCTGCTCGATTCTGAACATCGCCGAAGCCGCACTGAAGGCCCCGGCTCGACCTAAGCGGTCCCTGCTGTTTGTGTGGCACTGCGGCGAGGAGAAGGGTCTGTGGGGCTCGGCGTACTTCAACCAGCATCCGACGGTGCCTAAAGAGAACATCGTCGCCCAACTCAATATCGACATGATCGGGCGGAGCAAGCCGGCGGGCAATACGAACCCACTGAACAAAACCCTGACCGGGCCGAACGCGGTGTACGTGATCGGCACGACCATGATGTCGACTCGCCTGGGCGAGATCGTGCATGGCGTCAATGCCAAGTACCTGAAGATCGACTACGACAAGCAGTACGACGACCCGAAGGACCCGAACCGATTCTTCTACCGAAGCGACCACTACAATTACGCCAAGAACGGCATTCCGATCTGCTTCTGGTTCGACGGCGAACACGAGGACTACCACCGCGTGGGCGATGAGGTGTCGAAGATCGACTTTAACAAGATGCAGAATGTGGCGCGAACGGTGTTCGTGACCGGCGTGACGGTTGCGAATGAGGCGACTCGACCGAAGGTGGACAAGCCGCTGGATCGGTGA
- a CDS encoding transglycosylase SLT domain-containing protein — MSARKLLIVIRKWLTIVAVLSIVGSASAQSLDQYLSLRQANKITKFSPVESLDNFVGEKVLELKCVVKGSLELDGKASIYVEYPDNRGEQAIDATEIPDWLQGGSVAARLLVKATRSEPLAVCEVTLLGAAPEADIAAYEAAHAPKPAPAKRTVTTGAKRGTTASRGGKVSRVKGDPRIISIYASFIKNHNKKLSNSEAYEIADAVIRWSLTYDVDARLVVAVLITESDFRPGCISGAGAKGLGQLMDENCEEYGITDVFDTNQNLYGTVRQLREHLDRYRGSDNDPEKLALALAAYNAGPGAVKKYGGIPPYRETKDYIKRVFTRYKQLCSGD; from the coding sequence CTGTCCGCCAGAAAACTTTTGATTGTGATTAGAAAGTGGTTGACAATTGTTGCGGTGCTTAGCATCGTTGGGTCTGCGTCCGCGCAATCGCTGGACCAGTATCTTTCGCTACGCCAGGCCAACAAAATAACGAAATTCTCGCCCGTCGAATCGCTCGACAACTTTGTGGGCGAAAAAGTCCTCGAACTCAAATGCGTCGTCAAGGGTTCGCTGGAGCTCGACGGCAAGGCCAGCATCTACGTCGAGTACCCGGACAACCGGGGCGAGCAAGCCATCGACGCTACCGAAATCCCCGATTGGCTTCAGGGCGGAAGCGTTGCCGCTCGATTGTTGGTCAAAGCCACCCGATCCGAACCTCTGGCGGTCTGCGAAGTCACTCTGCTCGGCGCGGCTCCCGAAGCCGATATCGCGGCCTACGAAGCCGCCCACGCACCCAAACCGGCCCCGGCCAAGCGAACCGTGACCACGGGCGCTAAGCGCGGCACCACTGCCTCGCGCGGCGGAAAGGTCAGCCGTGTGAAGGGCGATCCGCGCATTATCTCGATCTACGCGTCGTTCATCAAGAACCACAACAAGAAGCTCAGCAACTCGGAAGCGTACGAAATCGCCGACGCGGTCATCCGCTGGAGCCTCACGTACGATGTGGACGCCCGGCTCGTCGTGGCGGTGCTCATCACCGAAAGCGACTTCCGACCCGGCTGTATCTCCGGCGCAGGGGCAAAGGGCCTCGGCCAGTTGATGGACGAGAACTGCGAAGAGTACGGCATCACCGACGTTTTTGACACGAACCAGAACCTGTACGGCACGGTTCGACAGCTTCGCGAGCACCTCGATCGCTATCGAGGAAGCGACAACGATCCTGAAAAGTTGGCACTGGCCCTGGCGGCGTACAACGCCGGTCCGGGCGCGGTGAAGAAGTATGGCGGCATCCCGCCGTATCGCGAGACCAAGGACTACATCAAGCGAGTCTTTACGCGGTACAAGCAGTTGTGCAGCGGCGACTAG
- the recA gene encoding recombinase RecA: protein MANGDASEKTRALQMALSQVEKNFGKGSVMQMGTNDREPIEAIPTGSLSLDMSLGIGGIPRGRIIEIYGPESGGKTTLALHCVAEAQRMGDICLYVDAEHALDIEYARMLGVDIDKLYISQPSSGEEALEIADTIIKSGAVGLVVVDSVAALVPRAEIEGEMGDTFVGVQARMMSQALRKLGGTLSKSKTACIFINQIREKIGVMYGNPETTPGGRALKFWASVRLEVRKGDAIKNGTEQTGARTKVKIVKNKVAPPFKVAEFDLIFGKGISKAGDVLDIGTAKGIITRSGTYFNYDEIRLGQGRDNARTYLEENPKVFEEIDRKVRDIFKAERASLPAQAVVEDEEEPDLDEL from the coding sequence TTGGCGAACGGAGACGCGAGTGAGAAGACGAGGGCGCTTCAGATGGCGCTCAGCCAGGTCGAAAAGAATTTTGGCAAAGGCTCAGTCATGCAGATGGGCACCAACGACCGGGAGCCCATCGAGGCGATTCCGACCGGCTCGCTGAGCCTGGACATGAGCCTCGGCATCGGCGGCATCCCGAGGGGCCGCATCATCGAGATTTACGGACCGGAGTCGGGTGGTAAGACCACCCTGGCTCTGCACTGCGTGGCCGAAGCGCAGCGGATGGGCGATATCTGCCTGTACGTAGATGCTGAGCACGCACTCGACATTGAGTACGCCCGCATGCTGGGTGTCGATATTGACAAGCTCTACATCTCTCAGCCGAGCAGCGGCGAAGAGGCGCTGGAGATCGCGGACACGATCATCAAGTCTGGCGCGGTCGGCCTCGTGGTTGTGGACTCGGTGGCGGCGCTGGTCCCTCGCGCGGAAATCGAAGGCGAGATGGGCGATACGTTTGTGGGCGTGCAGGCCCGAATGATGAGTCAGGCTCTGCGAAAGCTGGGCGGCACGCTCAGCAAGTCGAAGACTGCGTGTATCTTCATCAACCAGATTCGCGAAAAGATCGGCGTCATGTACGGCAACCCGGAGACCACGCCGGGCGGCCGCGCCCTGAAGTTCTGGGCTAGCGTCCGACTCGAAGTGCGCAAGGGCGACGCCATCAAGAACGGCACCGAGCAGACCGGCGCGCGAACCAAGGTCAAGATCGTGAAGAACAAGGTTGCGCCGCCCTTCAAGGTCGCCGAGTTCGACCTCATTTTTGGCAAGGGCATCAGCAAGGCCGGCGACGTGCTGGACATCGGCACCGCCAAGGGCATCATCACGCGAAGCGGAACCTATTTCAATTACGACGAAATTCGCCTGGGGCAGGGCCGCGACAACGCCCGAACCTACCTGGAAGAAAACCCGAAGGTGTTCGAAGAGATCGACCGCAAGGTACGAGACATCTTCAAGGCCGAGCGGGCGAGCCTCCCGGCTCAGGCCGTCGTCGAGGACGAAGAAGAACCCGATCTCGATGAACTCTGA
- a CDS encoding extracellular solute-binding protein: MTTRRTTRFAVLGLAALSLLSCAKPPGDGKIVLRIATWAGAGEGNDFDKLVEQIYKDFEKQNPDIQLVVENMPGDYVSKVMLSHIAGVVPDVTVLDASSSALFVKNGVLEDLTPFIRNDPRFHESDFYENTLQAGTYNGHLYSIPVDFTPMVMYYNKDLFDRAGVPYPRNGWTYQQFHDTCAALAKKGQKAFVMSTWMPGWVMWLWNNGGAVLDPTGTRASGTLDSPQNATTVEFLKELVDQGYAPKLSEVAATGVDPFANGDVAMAVSGHWSIIGYKSAKKIDWRHLGIVSMPTELPSPATVYYESGLGIGHGCKHPEAAWKFIKHFTSYQNQMRYNSSGIAVCARKDVATERAKDPIERDFLNLIPGARPPTGTQVEGYAFVEQQGEKMMESVLNGRRKPADALREMAQRVDREFSK, translated from the coding sequence GTGACCACACGGCGGACGACGAGGTTTGCGGTACTGGGGCTAGCGGCCCTATCCCTCCTCAGTTGCGCCAAGCCGCCGGGCGACGGCAAGATCGTTCTTCGCATCGCCACCTGGGCGGGGGCAGGCGAGGGTAACGATTTCGATAAGCTTGTCGAGCAAATCTATAAAGATTTCGAGAAGCAGAACCCGGACATTCAGCTCGTGGTGGAGAACATGCCGGGCGACTACGTGTCGAAGGTGATGCTGAGCCACATCGCCGGAGTGGTGCCGGACGTGACGGTTTTGGACGCCTCGAGCTCGGCGCTTTTCGTCAAAAACGGGGTGCTGGAGGACCTGACGCCGTTCATCCGCAACGATCCTCGCTTTCACGAAAGCGACTTTTACGAAAACACCCTGCAGGCGGGCACCTACAACGGCCATTTGTACTCGATTCCGGTCGATTTCACGCCGATGGTGATGTACTACAACAAGGACCTTTTCGACCGGGCAGGGGTGCCGTACCCGCGCAACGGATGGACGTATCAGCAGTTCCACGACACCTGTGCGGCGCTGGCGAAGAAGGGTCAGAAGGCGTTTGTGATGTCCACATGGATGCCGGGCTGGGTGATGTGGCTGTGGAACAACGGCGGCGCGGTGCTGGACCCCACCGGTACGCGCGCGAGCGGCACGCTGGACTCGCCGCAGAACGCCACGACGGTTGAGTTTTTGAAGGAGCTGGTGGACCAGGGCTACGCGCCCAAGCTCAGCGAAGTGGCGGCGACGGGCGTGGACCCGTTTGCCAACGGCGACGTCGCGATGGCGGTTAGCGGGCACTGGTCGATCATCGGCTATAAGAGCGCGAAGAAGATCGATTGGCGGCATCTGGGCATCGTTTCCATGCCGACCGAACTGCCTTCGCCCGCGACGGTTTACTACGAATCCGGGCTGGGAATCGGGCATGGGTGCAAGCACCCCGAGGCGGCGTGGAAGTTCATCAAGCACTTCACCAGCTACCAAAACCAGATGCGGTACAACTCGTCGGGCATCGCGGTGTGCGCGCGCAAGGACGTGGCCACCGAGCGGGCTAAGGACCCGATCGAGCGCGACTTTTTGAACCTGATTCCGGGCGCTCGTCCGCCCACGGGGACGCAAGTCGAGGGGTATGCGTTTGTGGAGCAGCAGGGCGAAAAGATGATGGAAAGCGTGCTAAACGGGCGGCGAAAGCCCGCCGACGCCCTGCGCGAGATGGCCCAGCGCGTGGATCGGGAGTTCAGCAAATGA